From Nicotiana tabacum cultivar K326 chromosome 20, ASM71507v2, whole genome shotgun sequence, one genomic window encodes:
- the LOC142174210 gene encoding secreted RxLR effector protein 161-like, which yields MDVNNAFLHGELLEEVYMEVPPSFASHGGKQLACKLHKSLYGLNRPLDKFVRSKQGIVMSQRKYALELIAELGLSGAKPAADTEDKELENDGPYERLIGRLLYLTMTRIDISYVVHVLSQYMHRPKQSHIDVALRVVRYIKTASRLGLLMPSEGSGKLEAYCNSDWGGCLQTRRSVIGYVVKFGDALVSWKSKKQETDDRSSTEAEFRIIASTVAELTWLTGLFSKLGVRSLAYRPTL from the exons atggatgtcaaTAATGCTTTTTTGCATGGAGAGTTGCTTGAAGAAGTATACATGGAAGTTCCTCCTAGTTTTGCAAGCCATGGAGGGAAACAATTGGCTTGCAAACTTCATAAGTCTTTGTATGGACTTAACAGACCCCTTGACA AGTTTGTCAGGTCAAAGCAAGGGATTGTGATGAGCCAGAGGAAGTATGCATTAGAGTTAATTGCTGAACTGGGACTTAGTGGTGCCAAACCTGCTG CTGATACAGAAGACAAAGAACTGGAGAATGATGGTCCTTATGAGAGGTTGATAGGCAGACTTCTGTATCTTACCATGACTAGAATTGATATTTCATATGTAGTTCATGTACTTAGTCAGTATATGCACAGACCTAAGCAGTCTCATATCGATGTTGCTCTAAGAGTTGTCAGGTACATCAAGACAGCTTCGAGACTTGGTTTGTTGATGCCCTCAGAAGGATCTGGGAAACTTGAAGCTTATTGTAACTCAGATTGGGGTGGTTGCTTACAAACAAGAAGATCAGTAATAGGATATGTGGTTAAGTTTGGTGATGCATTGGTATCTTGGAAGTCCAAGAAGCAGGAAACAGATGATAGAAGTTCAACTGAAGCAGAGTTTAGAATCATAGCTTCAACTGTTGCAGAATTGACTTGGCTTACAGGATTGTTCTCAAAGTTGGGTGTAAGGTCACTTGCCTATAGACCTACACTGTGA